The Candidatus Limnocylindrales bacterium genome includes the window GGCAACCGTTGAATTTGCGCTTCGGAGGGCTGATTTAGGGGATGATTTTAGAAAATATTTGCAGAGCCTGGACTTAAATAAAAGCTGGATTGAATCCGTTTAATACAGGACGCGGAGATATGGAGACCCGGGGACTTGGGGGACACGGGGAAAAGTTTCCGCGTCTCCATATCTCCGCGTCCTAAAACTCCTCATCCCCGTGTTTCTCATCGTTTTAGTAGGACCTACCGGAGTAGGTAAAACTGAAGTTGCTCTAGAACTGGCCCAACGGCTGAAGACAGAAATTATAAGTGCAGATTCCAGACAGGTTTATAAATACATGGATGTCGGTACGGCTAAACCTACCCGAAGCCAACAGGAGCTGGTTCGGCATTATCTGATCGATCTGATAGAACCAGATCAGATTTATTCTGCCGCAGATTATGCCCGGGATGCCGGGCAGGTGATACAGCAATTCCATACCCGTGGACAAATCCCCCTGTTGGTGGGTGGAACCGGCCTATATATTCGTGCGGTTACGGAAGGAATTTTTGAAGGGCCGGGGGCGGACCCAGATTTTCGTCAGGAAATGGAACGGTTGGCCGGTCTTTATGGAAGTGATTATTTACACTGCAAACTCCAAAGGATAGATCCCGAGACGGCCTTACGCCTCCATGCCCATGACCTGGTTCGAATTATTCGGGCATTGGAGGTTTATCATCTCACCGGTAAACCCCTTTCCTATCATCATAAACAGAGTTCGTGGGGACACCTCCGCTATCCGACTTGCTTTCTGGGTCTGACCCGACCCCGGGAAGAGCTCTACCACCGAATCAACCGTCGGGTAGAAGCTATGATCGCACAAGGTTTTGTTGAGGAAGTTAAGACGCTCTTAGAAAAAGGTTATCAGCCAAGCCTGCATGCGATGCAATCGCTGGGCTATAAACAGATGACTGAATTCATCTTAAAAGGAGGGAGTTTGGATAAAACCGTTCTAGACATTCAAAAAGAAACCCGTCACTATGCGAAACGACAACTTACCTGGTTTCGACAAAACCCCCGAATTACTTGGCTCCATCTTTTAGAATCCCAAGCCCCTTCAGAGGTTATACAGCAGTGTCTCAGGCTTATAAAGGCTTTCTACTCCAAAGTCAAGCCTAAAGACTTTAAAAACTCAATATCCAATTGATTAAGCTCGAAGGAAACTGGTTGATCCGATGGCTCAAATCCTTCCTCCCTTTGACTGGTGTCTACCACCTCCTCTGCAGGTAAAGTTTCTTCTTCTTCGGACTTATCTTGCAGGTCATCTCTTTTATGAAGGAGGATCCCCGAGAAGACCGATAAAACAATCTCATAACCTTCCTGCCCGGCTAACTCCAAAGCATTTGAAAGCTCCTGAGAGTCTCTCAAGCTATTTTGGATAGCTTCCGTAATCATCTGTATAATCTTATTTCTGATTTCCTCGTCTTCCATGAGATCACATGCGCGTATGTGCTTGAATGTCAGCCGATGGAAAGGATCCTTAACGCTTCTGTACACTCATGCACGCGGCATCTCATCCTCCGATTCAATAAATATTGGTTTTTATTCACCAAGTTAGTTATAAGAAATCACTTTATCATATTTTAAGTAAAAAGGTTATGTTAAATAGGCTTCTTGGTGAATAAACCTCTCTTAGAAAGATATCTTTTCAATTCAAAAAGATCAAGTAAAAAATCAGGATTCTTATCACCAGGTAAGTCTTTAAACTTAGATTTGCAAAATAGATACCAAAACAAGTAAAAAATTGAGAATCTTTGTAGAGTTTAAGAAGAGATATCCTCCAGGAGGCAGAAGAATTTTCCATTTTTAAGGTTTCGTGCTTCCATAAATCCTTCGATAAACATTCCAGTTCCTTAAGACCAGTTTGACATAATTTCGAGTCTCGCGAAAAGGGATATTTTCTACTATTTCATCGGAATCCAGGCGTTCAAAATCCTTCCACCATCTTTCTATAGCCCCGGGTCCTGCATTATAACCGGCCACAGCCTTAAAAAGGTTTCCGTTAAATCGATTCAGCAGATAGGCTAAGTACCAGGTTCCAAAGGCAATATTGGTCTCCGGCTCGTATAAAAGGTCCGGGTGGAATCCTCTAAAATTGACCTGTTCTGCAATATACTTCCCGGTGGGAGGAATAATTTGCATAAGGCCCATCGCGTTGGAAGGAGAAAGGGATTTAACATTGTATCCGCTTTCCTGTCTGATTAGACCTGCTACCAGGAAAGGATCTAACCGATACTTTTCTGAATATTTCTGAATTTCTTTCTCGTATGCTAAAGGATATTTTAACTTCTCCAACCTATACGGAAAGTTTTGGATCTGGAGTTGTTTGAGATCCTCTTTAATTTGCATAACCAATTTGATACAAGCTAGGTAGTCTTTGACTTCACAATAGGCCCGACCCATGAGATATTTAAAAAGTAAATCTTCTTGGGAAGGGGTTTGGGGTTTGAATCCTTCCAGGAGATACTGAATTTCCCTGGATGCATAAGGCGTTAAGTAAACCTGACTTAGCTCGAGGGCTTTGGGAAGATGACTCCACGTCCGATTATAAGTAGTTTCCTCTATTCTACCCTTCAGGGTATTCAAAAAGGTCTGCCATTTATTTGTTGTGAAAAGATCCAAAGCTTCCCCCTCATAGGCATCTGGCCGTTGATTTTCTTTCTTCGTTTCCGGCTGTTGATTCTCCGGATCTGCCTTTAACTTTTTTAACCTCATCTCGGCCAGAACTGCATAATAAGATTCTTCATGATGATCTATGAGCTCCCGATAGTTTACCAGGGCCTCCTCTATTTTGTTCTGTTTTTCCGCAGATCGCCCTTTCCAGTAAAGGGCCTCGTCTTTGTAATCCCGAAAAGTTTGAATAATCGTTGAGAATAGACTGTCTGCTCTGGAATATTGACCAAGCTGGTAGTAATCCCATCCAGCACGCCAGAGGGCATCTTCTGCCAGTGAGCTATCGGGATATTGCTCTCGTATTCTGGTATACCAGGTTGCAGCCTCTAGAAGTTTCCCTTGCTTTTCGCTGAGCTGACCCAGCAGGTAAAGGGCTTTATCTGCCCACATACTTTTGGAATATCCGGTAAGGATCCTCAAAAGGGCTTCTTTATGACTGTGTAAATTCCCCATTTCATAAAGCGCTCGGGCAATAACATTTTCATCCTTAGAATCCCTTATCAGATTATTTAAGAGGTTAATACTCTCCACTTTCTTTCCGGCTTTGTTATAAGCCTCTGCTAATTCAAAGGAAGCCTCTATACGAAAGGGACTCTGGGGGTATTGGGCTAGAAGGATACGGTATAAATCGATGGCTTTTTGATAAACTTTGGCTGTAAAGGCAGCCCTGGCACCGTCATAAAGCATCTGCTCGGTCAAAAGAGGTGGAGACAGTCCCTTCTCCTTAAGAATTCCATTCATCCTTCTTTCTGCCTCCCAGGTATCCTCATGATTAGGATAATAAAGAATGAGTTGTTGATAAGCTTCAACGGCTTCTTTCCAGCTCTGTAGCCCTTCTAAGGATTGTCCCAGCTTGTAGTAAAGTTCTGCCTTATTTACCACAGAGGGAACCTTCACCAGTTCCCCAAGTAATTGGGCAGCTTCCCCATATCTTTGCTTGCGGAGCAAAATCTCAGCCTCTGCTTGCCGAACCTCATAAAGCAGAGGAAATTCTGGGTATACTTTATCGAGGTATTGATAAATCGAGAGGGCTTCTTCATATTTCTCCAGGCGGTTAAGGGTTTGAGCCAGGTAAAACAAAACATACTCTTCAAGTTCTTTATATTGGCCTTTCAAAGTTTCAAAACTTTTCCAGGCTTTTTCATATTCCCCTCGATCAAAATAAGAGACGCCCTGGATAAAAAGGGTTCTATTTTTATCCAGGGAACTTAAAGAATTCAGGGATGGTTCAACATTCTGCTGAAAGGGAGAAAGGGTTTTGGGTGTCAGTAAAACCACAAAAACCATGGTAACCGTAACCACAAAAAAAAGAATTTCCAGGGATTGTCTCATAAAATTGTGGGGAACCTCGTACTTTATTACTTCAATTTGGTTGGATAGAAAAGATCCACCTGGGGGTGGAATCCAACGAGAACTCGCCTTGTCGGAATTAAAGTAACAAAGTACTGGAAGGTTCTGAGGATCTTATCTTTTACTCTACCCCTGTATAATACTTAAATAGAAATATCCTATAACCGGCAGGGCGACCACCCAGCCCTTAAACTCTATAAATACAAAGAATATGAATCATCCTTGAAGGTTTATTTTAATGGTTATGATAGCCCCTAGTGTGATGAGTAAGCTAGCCATGGCATAATTGGGAAAAAATCCCAGCCATTGAGTTAAATAACCACTCACAAGGGTGCCAAAGATCTTAGAAAATCCGATAACCGTATTATAAACGCCCAAAGCTTCTCCTTCCAATCCTTTTTTAGATAAGGAAGCCACAATGGTAGATCCAGACACCACGATCAGGGCCCAAAAAAATCCAGAAAGGGCATCCACCAGGATAATCAGGGGGATCTTCAGAAATCCCAATTCCACGAAGCCGAGGAGACCATAGAATAAAAAGATGGCGGACCGACAGGTTGTTCCGATAATCTGCAGTTTTCCACGTTTCGCTTGTTTGA containing:
- the miaA gene encoding tRNA (adenosine(37)-N6)-dimethylallyltransferase MiaA gives rise to the protein MFLIVLVGPTGVGKTEVALELAQRLKTEIISADSRQVYKYMDVGTAKPTRSQQELVRHYLIDLIEPDQIYSAADYARDAGQVIQQFHTRGQIPLLVGGTGLYIRAVTEGIFEGPGADPDFRQEMERLAGLYGSDYLHCKLQRIDPETALRLHAHDLVRIIRALEVYHLTGKPLSYHHKQSSWGHLRYPTCFLGLTRPREELYHRINRRVEAMIAQGFVEEVKTLLEKGYQPSLHAMQSLGYKQMTEFILKGGSLDKTVLDIQKETRHYAKRQLTWFRQNPRITWLHLLESQAPSEVIQQCLRLIKAFYSKVKPKDFKNSISN
- a CDS encoding transglycosylase SLT domain-containing protein, translating into MRQSLEILFFVVTVTMVFVVLLTPKTLSPFQQNVEPSLNSLSSLDKNRTLFIQGVSYFDRGEYEKAWKSFETLKGQYKELEEYVLFYLAQTLNRLEKYEEALSIYQYLDKVYPEFPLLYEVRQAEAEILLRKQRYGEAAQLLGELVKVPSVVNKAELYYKLGQSLEGLQSWKEAVEAYQQLILYYPNHEDTWEAERRMNGILKEKGLSPPLLTEQMLYDGARAAFTAKVYQKAIDLYRILLAQYPQSPFRIEASFELAEAYNKAGKKVESINLLNNLIRDSKDENVIARALYEMGNLHSHKEALLRILTGYSKSMWADKALYLLGQLSEKQGKLLEAATWYTRIREQYPDSSLAEDALWRAGWDYYQLGQYSRADSLFSTIIQTFRDYKDEALYWKGRSAEKQNKIEEALVNYRELIDHHEESYYAVLAEMRLKKLKADPENQQPETKKENQRPDAYEGEALDLFTTNKWQTFLNTLKGRIEETTYNRTWSHLPKALELSQVYLTPYASREIQYLLEGFKPQTPSQEDLLFKYLMGRAYCEVKDYLACIKLVMQIKEDLKQLQIQNFPYRLEKLKYPLAYEKEIQKYSEKYRLDPFLVAGLIRQESGYNVKSLSPSNAMGLMQIIPPTGKYIAEQVNFRGFHPDLLYEPETNIAFGTWYLAYLLNRFNGNLFKAVAGYNAGPGAIERWWKDFERLDSDEIVENIPFRETRNYVKLVLRNWNVYRRIYGSTKP